The following coding sequences are from one Streptococcus sp. NPS 308 window:
- the ccdA2 gene encoding thiol-disulfide oxidoreductase-associated membrane protein CcdA2 produces MESIIFLVSVFLAGILSFFSPCIFPLLPVYAGILLDDQGNSKSFRFFGREVAWSGLIRTLCFIAGISLIFFILGFGAGFLGHMLYADWFRYLMGAVIILLGLHQMEILHFNKLEVQKTVTFKKSQSNHYLSAFLLGITFSFGWTPCIGPVLSSVLALAASGGNGAWQGAILTLVYTLGMALPFIVLALASGWIMPYFSKLKPHMILLKKIGGALIILMGLLLMLGQLNALSGILG; encoded by the coding sequence TTGGAGTCGATTATATTTCTAGTATCCGTTTTTTTAGCTGGCATTCTGTCTTTCTTTTCACCCTGCATCTTCCCTTTGCTACCAGTCTATGCAGGTATTTTACTGGATGATCAGGGAAATTCGAAAAGCTTTCGATTTTTCGGAAGAGAGGTTGCATGGTCAGGCTTAATTCGGACCTTGTGCTTTATTGCTGGCATCTCCCTCATTTTCTTCATTTTGGGATTTGGAGCTGGTTTCCTAGGGCATATGCTCTATGCTGACTGGTTTCGTTATCTTATGGGAGCAGTCATTATCCTCTTGGGCCTACACCAGATGGAAATTTTGCATTTCAATAAACTGGAAGTGCAAAAAACAGTCACCTTCAAAAAATCACAGTCGAATCACTATCTGTCAGCCTTCTTGCTTGGGATAACCTTTAGTTTTGGTTGGACCCCTTGTATCGGACCAGTTTTAAGTTCGGTCTTGGCTCTTGCAGCTTCAGGAGGGAATGGTGCTTGGCAAGGAGCTATACTAACCTTAGTGTACACATTGGGAATGGCCCTACCGTTCATCGTTTTGGCCTTGGCTTCGGGTTGGATCATGCCCTACTTTAGTAAATTAAAACCCCATATGATTCTACTAAAGAAAATTGGGGGAGCTTTGATTATTTTGATGGGCTTGTTATTGATGCTAGGGCAGTTAAATGCCTTGTCAGGAATTCTTGGATAA
- a CDS encoding methionyl aminopeptidase, whose translation MITLKSAREIEAMDKVGDFLASIHIGLRDLIKPGVDMWEVEEYVRRRCKEENFLPLQIGVDGAVMDYPYATCCSLNDEVAHAFPRHYILKDGDLLKVDMVLGGPIAKSDLNVSKLNFNNVEQMKKYTQSYTGGLADSCWAYAVGTPSEKVKNLMDVTKEAMYKGIEQAVVGNRIGDIGAAIQEYAESRGYGVVRDLVGHGVGPTMHEEPMVPNYGVAGRGLRLREGMVLTIEPMINTGDWEIDTDMKTGWAHKTIDGGLSCQYEHQFVITKDGPVILTSQGEEGTY comes from the coding sequence ATGATAACTTTAAAATCAGCACGTGAAATCGAAGCCATGGACAAGGTTGGTGATTTCCTAGCTAGTATCCATATCGGCTTACGTGATTTGATTAAGCCAGGCGTGGATATGTGGGAAGTAGAAGAGTATGTTCGTCGTCGTTGTAAAGAGGAAAATTTCCTTCCTCTACAGATTGGAGTAGATGGTGCAGTCATGGATTACCCCTATGCCACCTGTTGCTCTCTCAACGATGAAGTAGCTCACGCTTTTCCACGTCATTACATCTTGAAAGATGGCGATTTGCTCAAGGTAGACATGGTACTGGGTGGTCCGATTGCCAAATCCGACCTCAATGTATCTAAACTCAACTTTAACAATGTTGAGCAAATGAAAAAATACACCCAAAGCTATACTGGCGGTTTAGCAGACTCATGCTGGGCTTATGCGGTTGGTACACCGTCTGAAAAAGTGAAGAACTTGATGGACGTGACCAAAGAAGCTATGTACAAAGGGATTGAGCAAGCAGTCGTTGGAAACCGTATTGGCGATATCGGTGCGGCCATTCAAGAATACGCTGAAAGTCGCGGTTATGGTGTCGTCCGTGATTTGGTTGGTCACGGAGTTGGTCCAACTATGCACGAGGAGCCAATGGTCCCTAACTATGGTGTTGCAGGTCGTGGTCTCCGTCTCCGTGAAGGAATGGTGCTGACCATTGAACCCATGATCAATACTGGGGATTGGGAAATTGATACAGATATGAAGACTGGCTGGGCTCATAAAACCATCGATGGCGGCCTATCTTGTCAATATGAACACCAGTTTGTGATTACAAAAGACGGTCCTGTTATCTTGACCAGTCAAGGTGAAGAAGGAACGTATTAA
- the spxR gene encoding CBS-HotDog domain-containing transcription factor SpxR: MSKHQEILSYLEELPIGKRVSVRSISNHLGVSDGTAYRAIKEAENRGIVETRPRSGTIRVKSKKVAIERLTYAEIAEVTSSEVLAGQEGLEREFSKFSIGAMTEQNILSYLHDGGLLIVGDRTRIQLLALENENAVLVTGGFHVQDDVLTLANKKGIPVLRSKHDTFTVATMINKALSNVQIKTDILTVEKLYRPSHEYGFLRETDTVKDYLDLVRKNRSSRFPVINQHQVVVGVVTMRDAGDKSPSTTIDKVMTRSVFVTGLATNIANVSQRMIAEDFEMVPVVRSNQTLLGVVTRRDVMEKMSRSQVSALPTFSEQIGQKLSYHHDEVVITVEPFMLEKNGVLANGVLAEILNHMTQDLVVNSGRNLIIEQMLIYFLQAVQIDDTLRIQARIIHHTRRSAIIDYDIYHGHQIVSKANVTVKIN; this comes from the coding sequence ATGAGTAAACACCAGGAAATTTTGTCTTATCTGGAAGAGTTACCAATTGGGAAGAGAGTTAGTGTTCGTAGTATTTCAAATCACCTAGGTGTCAGTGATGGAACAGCCTATCGGGCTATCAAAGAAGCTGAAAATCGGGGAATTGTTGAGACTCGCCCCCGCAGTGGAACCATACGTGTCAAGTCAAAAAAAGTAGCTATCGAACGGCTAACCTATGCAGAGATCGCAGAAGTGACTAGCTCTGAGGTTTTAGCAGGTCAGGAAGGGTTAGAGAGAGAATTTAGTAAATTTTCTATTGGCGCCATGACTGAGCAGAATATCCTCTCTTATCTCCATGATGGTGGCCTTTTGATTGTAGGTGACCGTACTCGCATTCAACTTTTAGCGCTTGAAAATGAGAATGCAGTCCTTGTAACTGGTGGTTTCCATGTCCAAGATGATGTATTGACTCTTGCCAATAAAAAAGGTATCCCTGTTCTGAGAAGTAAGCATGATACCTTTACAGTTGCAACCATGATTAACAAAGCTCTCTCAAATGTTCAGATTAAAACTGACATTTTAACAGTTGAAAAACTCTATCGTCCGAGTCATGAGTATGGCTTTTTGAGAGAAACGGATACAGTCAAAGACTATCTAGATTTGGTACGTAAGAACAGAAGTAGCCGTTTCCCAGTCATTAACCAACACCAAGTGGTTGTCGGAGTTGTTACCATGCGTGACGCGGGAGATAAGTCACCCAGTACAACGATTGACAAGGTGATGACGCGAAGTGTCTTCGTAACAGGTTTGGCGACTAATATTGCCAATGTTAGCCAACGAATGATAGCTGAAGACTTTGAGATGGTTCCCGTTGTTCGAAGTAACCAGACTCTACTTGGGGTCGTAACACGACGAGATGTCATGGAAAAGATGAGCCGTTCTCAGGTTTCAGCTTTGCCGACTTTTTCAGAGCAAATCGGGCAAAAACTTTCTTATCATCATGATGAAGTCGTCATTACTGTTGAGCCCTTCATGTTGGAGAAAAATGGTGTCCTTGCTAATGGAGTCTTGGCTGAAATCCTTAATCACATGACCCAAGACCTCGTTGTGAATAGTGGGCGCAATCTCATCATAGAGCAGATGTTGATTTATTTCTTGCAGGCTGTTCAGATTGATGATACTCTTCGTATTCAGGCTCGCATTATTCATCACACAAGACGCTCTGCTATTATTGATTACGATATTTATCATGGTCATCAGATTGTATCAAAAGCAAATGTTACAGTGAAAATCAATTAG
- a CDS encoding GNAT family N-acetyltransferase has protein sequence MNIWTKLAMFSFFETERLYLRPFFFSDSKAFYEIASDPENLQFIFPSQASLEESQYALANYFMKAPLGVWAICNQDNQEMIGSIKFEKIDEIKKEAEIGYFLKKDAWSQGFMTETVSKLCQLSFEEFGLKQLSIITHLENQASQKVALKSGFSLVRQFKGSDRYTRKMRDYLEFRYVKGEFNE, from the coding sequence ATGAATATTTGGACCAAATTAGCAATGTTTTCTTTCTTTGAAACGGAGCGCTTGTATTTGCGTCCTTTCTTTTTTAGTGACAGTAAAGCCTTTTATGAGATTGCTTCTGATCCAGAAAATCTGCAATTTATTTTTCCCAGTCAAGCAAGTTTAGAGGAGAGTCAATATGCTCTTGCCAACTATTTTATGAAGGCTCCTCTAGGTGTCTGGGCAATTTGTAATCAAGACAATCAGGAAATGATTGGTTCCATCAAATTTGAAAAAATCGACGAAATCAAGAAAGAAGCAGAAATCGGTTATTTCTTAAAAAAAGATGCTTGGTCGCAAGGTTTTATGACAGAGACTGTTAGCAAACTCTGTCAACTTTCCTTTGAAGAATTTGGTTTAAAACAATTATCCATCATCACTCATCTGGAGAATCAAGCTAGCCAAAAAGTAGCCTTAAAATCGGGCTTTAGCCTTGTCCGACAGTTTAAGGGAAGTGATCGCTATACACGAAAAATGAGGGACTATCTTGAATTTCGTTACGTAAAAGGAGAGTTCAATGAGTAA
- a CDS encoding UDP-N-acetylglucosamine 1-carboxyvinyltransferase produces the protein MRKIVINGGRPLQGEITISGAKNSVVALIPAIILADDIVTLDCVPDISDVASLVEIMEIMGASVKRYDDVLEIDPRGVQNIPMPYGKINSLRASYYFYGSLLGRFGEATVGLPGGCDLGPRPIDLHLKAFEAMGAKVSYEGDNMNLSAQGKGLHGASIYMDTVSVGATINTMIAAVKAKGRTVIENAAREPEIIDVATLLNNMGAHIRGAGTDIIIIDGVETLHGTRHQVIPDRIEAGTYISLAAAVGKGIRINNVLYEHLEGFIAKLEEMGVRMTVSEDSIFVEEQSDLKAINIKTAPYPGFATDLQQPITPLLLTAQGRGTIIDTIYEKRVNHVFELAKMDADITTTNDHIIYKGGRSLHGASVKATDLRAGAALVIAGLMAQGQTEITNIEFILRGYSDIIEKLRSLGADITLVED, from the coding sequence ATGAGAAAAATTGTCATCAATGGTGGACGTCCATTGCAAGGTGAGATCACCATTAGTGGTGCTAAAAATAGTGTCGTTGCGCTTATTCCAGCTATTATCTTAGCAGATGATATTGTCACTTTAGATTGTGTTCCAGATATTTCAGACGTTGCTAGTCTTGTCGAAATCATGGAGATCATGGGGGCATCTGTTAAGCGTTATGACGATGTCTTGGAGATTGATCCAAGAGGCGTTCAAAACATTCCAATGCCGTATGGCAAGATTAATAGCTTACGTGCTTCTTATTATTTTTACGGAAGTCTTTTAGGGCGCTTTGGCGAAGCTACGGTTGGACTTCCTGGTGGATGTGATCTGGGTCCTCGCCCGATTGACCTTCACTTAAAAGCCTTTGAAGCTATGGGGGCTAAGGTGAGCTACGAGGGAGATAATATGAATTTATCTGCCCAAGGTAAGGGTCTTCATGGAGCAAGTATTTACATGGACACCGTTAGCGTTGGTGCAACGATTAACACCATGATTGCCGCGGTCAAAGCAAAGGGACGTACTGTCATTGAAAATGCGGCCCGTGAACCAGAAATCATTGATGTGGCTACCCTTTTGAACAACATGGGGGCCCATATTCGTGGTGCCGGTACTGATATTATCATTATTGATGGTGTTGAGACGCTTCATGGGACTCGTCACCAAGTCATTCCAGACCGTATTGAAGCTGGAACTTATATTTCACTTGCTGCTGCGGTTGGTAAAGGAATTCGTATTAACAACGTTCTTTATGAGCATCTTGAAGGCTTTATCGCCAAACTAGAGGAAATGGGCGTTCGTATGACTGTCTCTGAGGATAGTATTTTCGTTGAAGAGCAGTCAGACTTGAAGGCAATCAATATTAAAACTGCTCCTTATCCTGGTTTTGCAACTGATTTGCAACAGCCTATCACGCCACTTTTATTAACAGCTCAAGGCCGTGGAACGATTATTGATACCATTTATGAAAAACGTGTCAACCATGTTTTTGAGTTAGCAAAAATGGATGCGGATATTACGACTACGAATGATCACATTATCTATAAAGGTGGTCGTAGCTTGCATGGAGCAAGTGTTAAAGCTACAGATTTGCGAGCAGGTGCCGCACTTGTCATTGCTGGATTGATGGCTCAAGGCCAGACCGAAATTACAAATATTGAGTTTATCCTTCGTGGCTACTCAGATATCATTGAAAAATTACGTAGTCTTGGAGCAGATATTACACTCGTCGAAGACTAA
- the pyk gene encoding pyruvate kinase: MNKRVKIVATLGPAVEIRGGKKFGDDGYWGEKLDVEASAKNIAQLIEAGANTFRFNFSHGDHQEQGDRMATVKLAEKLAGKKVGFLLDTKGPEIRTELFEGDAKEYSYKTGEKIRVATKQGIKSTREVIALNVAGALDIYDDVEVGRQVLVDDGKLGLRVIAKDDATREFEVEVENDGVVAKQKGVNIPNTKIPFPALAERDNDDIRFGLEQGINFIAISFVRTAKDVNEVRAICEETGNGHVQLFAKIENQQGIDNLDEIIEAADGIMIARGDMGIEVPFEMVPVYQKMIITKVNAAGKVVITATNMLETMTEKPRATRSEVSDVFNAVIDGTDATMLSGESANGKYPLESVTTMATIDKNAQTLLNEYGRLNSDAFERNSKTEVMASAVKDATNSMNIKLVVTLTKTGHTARLISKYRPNADILAITFDELTERGLMLNWGVIPVTTERPSNTDDMFDLAEKIAVEQGLVESGDDIVIVAGVPLGEAARTNTMRIRTVR, encoded by the coding sequence ATGAACAAACGTGTAAAAATCGTTGCAACCTTGGGTCCTGCGGTAGAAATCCGTGGTGGTAAAAAATTCGGTGATGACGGATACTGGGGAGAAAAACTTGACGTTGAAGCTTCAGCTAAAAATATTGCTCAGCTGATTGAAGCTGGAGCAAACACTTTCCGTTTCAACTTCTCACACGGTGACCACCAAGAACAAGGTGACCGTATGGCAACTGTTAAACTTGCTGAAAAACTTGCAGGTAAAAAAGTTGGTTTCCTTCTGGATACAAAAGGTCCTGAAATCCGTACTGAATTGTTCGAAGGCGATGCAAAAGAGTACTCTTATAAAACTGGTGAAAAAATCCGTGTTGCAACCAAACAAGGTATCAAATCAACTCGTGAAGTGATTGCTTTGAACGTTGCTGGCGCTCTTGATATCTATGATGATGTTGAAGTTGGTCGTCAAGTTTTGGTTGACGATGGTAAACTTGGTCTTCGTGTTATCGCTAAAGACGATGCAACTCGTGAATTTGAAGTAGAAGTTGAAAATGATGGCGTTGTTGCAAAACAAAAAGGTGTAAACATCCCTAACACTAAAATTCCTTTCCCAGCTCTTGCAGAACGTGATAACGACGACATCCGCTTTGGTCTTGAGCAAGGTATCAACTTCATCGCGATCTCATTCGTACGTACTGCTAAAGACGTGAATGAAGTTCGTGCAATTTGTGAAGAAACTGGAAACGGACATGTTCAATTGTTCGCGAAAATCGAAAACCAACAAGGTATCGATAACTTGGATGAGATCATCGAAGCTGCTGATGGTATCATGATCGCTCGTGGTGACATGGGTATCGAAGTACCATTCGAAATGGTTCCAGTTTACCAAAAAATGATCATTACTAAAGTGAATGCTGCTGGTAAAGTTGTTATCACTGCAACAAACATGCTTGAAACAATGACTGAGAAACCACGTGCAACTCGTTCAGAAGTATCAGACGTGTTCAATGCTGTTATCGACGGAACTGACGCAACAATGCTTTCAGGTGAGTCTGCAAACGGTAAATACCCACTTGAATCAGTAACAACAATGGCTACAATCGACAAGAACGCTCAAACTCTTCTTAATGAATATGGTCGTTTGAACTCAGATGCATTCGAGCGTAACTCTAAGACAGAAGTTATGGCTTCAGCTGTTAAAGATGCTACTAACTCAATGAATATCAAATTGGTTGTTACCCTTACTAAGACTGGTCACACAGCACGTTTGATTTCTAAATACCGTCCAAATGCTGACATTTTGGCAATCACTTTCGATGAATTGACTGAACGTGGATTGATGTTGAACTGGGGTGTTATTCCAGTAACAACTGAACGTCCTTCAAATACTGACGATATGTTTGATCTTGCTGAAAAGATTGCAGTTGAACAAGGCTTGGTTGAATCTGGCGACGATATCGTTATCGTTGCTGGTGTGCCACTTGGAGAAGCTGCTCGTACAAACACAATGCGTATCCGTACAGTACGTTAA
- the pfkA gene encoding 6-phosphofructokinase has protein sequence MKRIAVLTSGGDAPGMNAAIRAVVRQAISEGMEVFGIYDGYAGMVAGEIYPLDAASVGDIISRGGTFLHSARYPEFAQLEGQLKGIEQLKKHGIEGVVVIGGDGSYHGAMRLTEHGFPAIGLPGTIDNDIVGTDFTIGFDTAVTTAMDAIDKIRDTSSSHRRTFVIEVMGRNAGDIALWAGIATGADEIIIPEEDFKMEDIVASIKAGYECGKKHNIIVLAEGVMSADEFGKKLKEAGDTSDLRVTELGHIQRGGSPTARDRVLASRMGAHAVKLLKQGIGGVAVGIRNEKMVENPILGTAEEGALFSLTADGKIVVNNPHKADLELSALNKSLS, from the coding sequence ATGAAACGTATTGCTGTTTTGACCAGTGGTGGAGACGCCCCTGGTATGAATGCTGCCATCCGTGCGGTTGTTCGTCAAGCAATCTCAGAAGGAATGGAAGTTTTTGGTATCTATGATGGATACGCTGGTATGGTTGCTGGTGAAATTTATCCACTTGATGCTGCTTCAGTAGGAGACATCATTTCACGTGGTGGTACTTTCCTTCACTCAGCTCGTTACCCTGAGTTTGCACAACTCGAAGGTCAACTTAAAGGGATTGAGCAATTGAAAAAACACGGTATCGAAGGTGTCGTAGTTATCGGTGGTGACGGTTCTTATCACGGAGCTATGCGCTTGACTGAGCATGGATTCCCTGCTATCGGTCTTCCAGGAACAATTGATAATGATATCGTTGGTACGGACTTCACAATCGGATTTGATACAGCAGTTACAACTGCTATGGACGCGATCGACAAGATTCGCGATACTTCATCAAGTCACCGTCGTACCTTTGTTATTGAGGTAATGGGACGTAACGCTGGAGATATCGCTCTTTGGGCAGGTATCGCAACTGGTGCTGACGAAATCATCATCCCTGAAGAAGACTTCAAGATGGAAGATATCGTTGCAAGCATCAAAGCTGGTTATGAATGTGGTAAGAAACACAACATCATTGTTTTGGCTGAGGGAGTTATGTCTGCCGATGAGTTTGGTAAAAAACTCAAGGAAGCTGGAGACACTAGTGACCTTCGTGTAACTGAACTTGGACACATCCAACGTGGTGGATCACCAACCGCTCGTGACCGTGTATTAGCATCACGCATGGGTGCACACGCTGTTAAACTTCTTAAACAAGGAATCGGTGGTGTCGCTGTTGGTATCCGTAACGAGAAAATGGTTGAAAACCCAATTCTTGGAACAGCAGAAGAAGGAGCTTTGTTTAGCCTAACAGCTGATGGTAAGATCGTTGTTAACAACCCACATAAAGCTGATCTTGAACTTTCTGCTTTGAACAAGAGCTTGTCCTAA
- a CDS encoding DNA polymerase III subunit alpha, with product MIAQLDTKTVYSFMESVVSIEKYVHTAKDYGYSHLAIMDVDNLYGAYHFLEVTRKYGIQPLIGLEMTLITDEKAISFRFLALSTKGYQELMKLSTLKMTGRKNWSDFTSHLEDVAVIVPYFDEIEQLDLGHDYFIGVSPDAPQEVFTKPILPLYQVNSFDKEDLQVLQILSAVKDNVSLREVDVHSQQGIFLPASDLEARFKNRFPQALANLQGLIENVSYQLDPSLKLPRFNPERPAVEELRERAEQGLIAKGLTSVLYHERLNEELAVIHDMGFDDYFLVVWDLLRFGRSQGYYMGMGRGSAVGSLVAYSLDITGIDPVEKNLIFERFLNRERYTMPDIDIDIPDLYRPEFIRYVRDRYGSQHVAQIVTYSTFGAKQAIRDVFKRYGVPEYELTNITKKISFRDTLTTAYEKNLQFRQVINSKIEYQKAFEIARKIEGYPRQTSIHAAGVVMSDQDLTDYIPLKYGEDMLITQYDAHGVEANGLLKMDFLGLRNLTFVQKMQELLAESEGVHLKIEEIDLEDSETLALFAAGNTKGIFQFEQPGAIRLLKRVKPQVFEEVVATTSLNRPGASDYIDNFVARKHGKEKVSVLDPALEDILSSTYGIMLYQEQVMQVAQRFGGFSLGKADILRRAMGKKNAKEMHLMKEDFIAGAVKLGHSEEKANQVFAVMEKFAGYGFNRSHAYAYSALAFQLAYFKTHYPAIFFQVMLNYSSSDYIVDALQMGFDVAPLAINSIPFHDKITQKTIYLGLKAIKGMPRDLSYWIIENRPFSSIEDFVTRLPKNYKKLSLLTPLVELGLFDDFDKNRQKILVNLPNLFVFVEELGGLFADASYSWTEADDFTEAEKFYKEQELIGVGISAHPLQTLAKQALYPTTPIATLTEGCQATLLVEVQKIKVIRTKKGENMAFLQVHDSKSKLDVTVFSDQYRKFASILSEGKFYYINGKVQSRDGRLQMIAQDLKEAVAERFWIQVKNHDNDKEISTILEQHKGSIPVIIRYVEEEKTIVSSQHFVKKDPVLQEKLEGIVMKTIYR from the coding sequence ATGATTGCACAACTCGATACCAAGACTGTTTACAGTTTTATGGAAAGTGTGGTTTCGATTGAAAAATATGTACATACAGCTAAAGATTATGGCTATTCTCACCTTGCTATCATGGATGTGGATAATCTTTATGGAGCCTATCACTTTTTAGAGGTGACTCGAAAATATGGAATCCAACCTTTAATTGGTCTTGAAATGACCTTGATTACAGACGAAAAGGCGATCTCTTTCCGTTTTCTAGCTCTATCTACTAAAGGTTACCAAGAGTTGATGAAGTTATCCACTTTAAAAATGACTGGACGAAAAAATTGGTCTGATTTTACAAGTCACCTTGAGGATGTTGCTGTTATTGTTCCTTATTTTGATGAAATCGAGCAGCTGGATTTGGGGCATGATTATTTTATCGGTGTCAGTCCAGATGCTCCTCAAGAAGTCTTTACAAAACCCATTCTTCCACTGTATCAGGTTAACTCCTTTGACAAAGAAGACCTACAGGTTTTGCAGATTTTGTCGGCAGTCAAGGATAATGTCAGTCTGAGAGAAGTGGATGTGCATTCACAGCAAGGGATCTTTCTACCAGCCTCAGACTTAGAAGCAAGATTTAAAAATCGCTTTCCTCAGGCACTTGCCAATCTTCAAGGTTTGATAGAGAATGTTAGCTATCAACTTGATCCAAGTTTAAAACTCCCTCGCTTTAACCCTGAAAGGCCGGCAGTAGAAGAACTTAGAGAGAGGGCTGAACAAGGCTTGATAGCCAAGGGGTTAACCTCAGTTCTCTATCATGAGCGACTGAATGAAGAGTTGGCTGTTATTCATGATATGGGCTTTGATGACTATTTCCTAGTTGTTTGGGATTTGTTGCGTTTTGGACGTTCCCAAGGCTACTATATGGGAATGGGGCGTGGTTCTGCGGTTGGTAGTCTGGTGGCTTACTCACTGGATATTACAGGGATTGATCCGGTTGAGAAGAACCTGATTTTCGAGCGCTTTTTAAATCGCGAGCGTTACACCATGCCTGATATTGATATTGACATTCCAGACCTTTATAGACCAGAGTTCATTCGTTATGTTCGTGATCGCTATGGCAGTCAACACGTTGCACAGATTGTCACTTATTCGACCTTTGGAGCAAAACAAGCAATTCGTGATGTTTTTAAACGCTATGGTGTTCCAGAGTACGAATTAACAAATATTACGAAAAAAATCAGTTTCCGAGATACGCTAACGACGGCCTATGAAAAGAATTTGCAATTTAGGCAGGTCATCAATAGCAAGATTGAATACCAAAAAGCTTTTGAGATTGCTCGTAAGATCGAAGGTTATCCTCGTCAAACCTCTATCCATGCGGCTGGAGTCGTTATGAGTGACCAAGACTTGACTGACTATATTCCTCTAAAATATGGTGAGGATATGCTGATCACCCAGTATGATGCTCATGGCGTTGAAGCCAATGGACTTCTAAAAATGGATTTCCTCGGATTACGTAACCTGACTTTCGTACAAAAAATGCAGGAATTGCTTGCGGAATCAGAGGGTGTTCATCTAAAAATCGAAGAGATTGATCTGGAAGACAGTGAAACTTTAGCCCTCTTTGCAGCTGGAAATACGAAAGGTATTTTCCAATTTGAACAACCAGGCGCCATTCGACTCTTGAAACGGGTCAAACCACAAGTCTTCGAAGAAGTGGTAGCAACGACATCCCTCAATAGACCAGGCGCTAGCGATTATATTGATAACTTTGTGGCTCGTAAGCATGGTAAAGAAAAGGTGTCGGTGTTAGACCCTGCCTTGGAAGACATCCTGTCATCAACCTACGGTATTATGCTCTATCAAGAGCAAGTCATGCAGGTAGCTCAGCGCTTTGGAGGATTCAGTCTTGGCAAAGCCGACATTCTCAGACGTGCCATGGGTAAGAAAAATGCTAAAGAGATGCATCTGATGAAGGAAGATTTTATCGCTGGAGCAGTAAAACTCGGTCATTCAGAAGAGAAAGCCAACCAAGTTTTTGCAGTGATGGAAAAGTTTGCAGGTTATGGATTTAATAGATCCCATGCCTATGCCTACTCAGCCCTTGCTTTCCAACTTGCTTATTTCAAGACGCACTATCCTGCTATTTTCTTTCAAGTCATGTTGAATTATTCTAGCAGTGATTACATTGTAGATGCATTGCAGATGGGATTTGATGTAGCACCTTTAGCCATCAACAGCATTCCCTTTCATGATAAAATTACCCAGAAGACAATCTATCTTGGTTTGAAAGCCATTAAAGGGATGCCAAGAGATTTGTCTTACTGGATTATTGAAAATCGTCCTTTCTCAAGCATTGAAGATTTTGTCACACGTCTTCCCAAGAATTACAAGAAACTGTCGCTTTTGACTCCTTTGGTTGAACTAGGGCTCTTTGATGACTTTGACAAAAATCGCCAGAAAATCTTAGTGAACTTACCTAACTTATTTGTTTTTGTTGAGGAGTTGGGTGGTCTCTTTGCAGATGCAAGCTATAGCTGGACTGAGGCGGATGATTTTACGGAAGCAGAGAAATTTTACAAGGAGCAGGAACTAATCGGGGTTGGTATCAGCGCTCATCCTTTGCAAACACTTGCCAAACAGGCCCTTTATCCGACAACGCCCATTGCTACTCTCACTGAGGGGTGTCAAGCAACACTTCTAGTTGAAGTGCAAAAAATAAAAGTCATTCGAACTAAGAAAGGCGAGAATATGGCTTTTCTACAGGTTCACGATAGTAAGTCTAAACTGGATGTGACTGTATTTTCAGATCAGTATCGAAAATTCGCTTCCATCTTATCTGAAGGGAAATTCTACTACATCAATGGCAAAGTTCAATCCCGAGATGGTCGTCTGCAAATGATTGCACAAGATTTGAAAGAAGCAGTCGCTGAACGATTCTGGATTCAAGTTAAAAATCACGACAACGATAAAGAAATTTCAACTATCTTAGAACAACATAAAGGCTCTATTCCTGTTATTATCAGGTATGTTGAGGAAGAAAAGACAATTGTTTCCTCCCAACATTTTGTAAAAAAAGACCCAGTTTTACAGGAAAAATTAGAGGGAATTGTTATGAAAACGATTTATCGCTAA